A window of the Vespa velutina chromosome 7, iVesVel2.1, whole genome shotgun sequence genome harbors these coding sequences:
- the LOC124950756 gene encoding uncharacterized protein LOC124950756 has protein sequence MSIIRTILTFCVLVVVITQAKPTIYKRNQDNVFEPVMIPVSSTVIPLPVYKVEYGLGFISKDKKAQSSFKPDGTVKLITIKKSQEKKI, from the exons ATGTCGATCATACGGACGATCTTAACGTTTTGCGTGCTGGTGGTCGTGATCACGCAAGCGAAGCCTACGATTTACAAGAGAAATCAGGACAACGTTTTTGAACCAg taATGATACCCGTGTCTTCTACCGTAATCCCATTGCCAGTTTATAAAGTTGAATATGGATTAGGttttatatcaaaagataagaaagCTCAATCCTCGTTCAAACCAGATGGCACTGTGAAATTAATTACAA ttaaaaaaagtcaagaaaagaaaatttaa
- the LOC124950754 gene encoding ruvB-like 2, translating to MATVAATKVQEVREITRIERIGAHSHIRGLGLDDSLEPRHVSQGMVGQLMARRAAGVVLEMIKDGKIAGRAVLLAGQPGTGKTAIAMGLAQALGIDTPFTSMAGSEIYSLEMSKTEALTQAIRKSIGVRIKEETEIIEGEVVEIQVDRPATGVGAKVGKLTLKTTEMETIYDLGNKMIDSLMKEKVQAGDVITIDKATGKINKLGRSFTRARDYDATGSQTRFVQCPEGELQKRKEVVHTVTLHEVDVINSRTHGFLALFSGDTGEIKSEVRDQINAKVAEWREEGKAEIVPGVLFIDEVHMLDIECFSFLNRALENEMAPVVIMATNRGITRIRGTNYKSPHGIPIDLLDRMIIVPTTPYQEKELKEILKIRCEEEDCEMADDALTVLTRIALETSLRYAIQLITTASLVSRRRKSTEVSIDDVKRVYSLFLDENRSTQFLKEYQDDFMFNELPEEPMEIS from the exons ATGGCG actGTAGCAGCAACAAAAGTCCAAGAAGTTCGTGAGATCACAAGGATTGAGCGTATTGGTGCTCATTCTCATATTAGAGGTTTAGGATTAGATGATAGTTTGGAACCTCGCCAT GTATCTCAAGGTATGGTTGGCCAACTTATGGCCCGTCGAGCTGCTGGTGTTGTCTTGGAGATgataaaagatggaaaaatagCAGGACGTGCTGTTTTATTGGCAGGTCAACCTGGCACTGGTAAGACTGCCATTGCCATGGGATTAGCTCAAGCTTTAGGAATCGATACTCCATTCACATCGATGGCAGGATCTGAAATTTATTCTTTGGAGATGAGCAAAACAGAAGCGTTGACTCAAGCTATAAGAAAATCAATAGGAGTtagaattaaagaagaaactgAAATAATAGAAGGCGAAGTAGTAGAAATTCAAGTCGACAGACCTGCTACAGGAGTTGGTGCAAAAGTTGGaaaattaacgttaaaaacaaCAGAAATGGAAACAATTTATGATTTAGGGAATAAAATGATTGATagtttaatgaaagaaaag GTGCAAGCTGGTGACGTTATCACGATTGATAAAGCAActggaaaaattaataaattaggaCGTTCATTTACAAGAGCTCGGGATTATGATGCAACAGGATCACAAACGAGATTTGTACAGTGTCCAGAGGGCGAAttacaaaaacgaaaagaagtaGTTCATACTGTCACTTTGCATGAGGTTGATGTTATAAATAGTAGAACTCATGGTTTCTTAGCATTATTTTCCGGTGATACTGGTGAAATTAAATCGGAAGTAAGAGATCAAATAAATGCTAAAGTAGCCGAATGGCgtgaagaaggaaaagcaGAAATAGTACCAGgagtattatttattgatgaaGTCCATATGTTAGATATTgaatgtttttcatttttaaatcgtgCATTAGAAAACGAAATGGCACCGGTTGTTATTATGGCAACAAACAGAg GAATTACAAGAATCAGGGGAACTAATTATAAAAGTCCACATGGTATTCCCATTGATTTACTCGATCGTATGATCATTGTTCCTACAACTCCgtatcaagaaaaagaattgaaagaaattttaaaaataagatgCGAGGAAGAAGATTGTGAAATGGCAGATGATGCATTGACTGTTCTTACGAGAATTGCTTTGGAAACGTCTTTGAGATATGCTATTCAATTAATCACAACTGCATCTCTTGTCAGTCGACGTAGAAAAAGTACAGAA GTGAGTATAGATGACGTGAAACGTgtttattctctatttctcgaTGAAAATAGATCGACACAATTTCTTAAGGAATATCAGGATGATTTTATGTTCAATGAATTAC ctGAAGAACCTATGGAAATTTCGTAA